ATGACTGCACAGATAGGCAAATTGACATGTGCCTATACCTTCGCTTGCAATCGCCTGCAATGCGATGCAGTATCTCGAGCGTGCTAGAAATTAGAGAAAAGAAACTTGGCACAAGTTTGGCACAGTCAGTGTGCCAAAAAATGCATCAAACTGCTAAACACCGCAACATATCGCAGCGCATAACTTATTGATTAGAAGGGAAAAAATGGTGCGGCTGGCTGGGATCGAACCAGCGACCCTTGGCTTCGGAGGCCAATACTCTATCCACTGAGCTACAGCCGCACGAGAGAGAACCGAAGGATACCGGCTTTCCTCGGCCACGTCTATCACAAAGCACAACTTTTCCTATCGTGCGCGCGGAGACACGGATTTTGCCTTGGCGCAGCAGGTGCAACAGCCCGTCAATAGGGCGTCTTGCCTATGCTTCAATTACGTTCCAACCTGTATAGTTTTGAGTCTATAATCGGTTGCTTTTCGGCGAGAAGTCAGCCATCCCTGATGTCATAAGATTAACACTGGCCACCGGCTCAGCAACTTGTACTAAGGAAATTATGAGCGACGCACATCACGAACATCAATCCGCCATCCGCACCCCGAAACAGCTGATCGTCGCAGTCATCGGCTTCTTCCTCGTCGTCACCCTCGGCATCATCCTCCTTGTCCAATACGTCACGCAGCAGAAGCTGCCGGGTGCGGGTTCGACCGCGCAGTCGCCGGAAGCCATTGCGGGGCGCTTGAAACCCGTCGCGGACGAGGGCTTCACCTTCAAGGATGCCAGCGGACCGAAAGTGCTGCAGACGGGCGAAGCCATCTATACGTCGACCTGCCAGGCTTGCCATGGCGCCGGTGTCGCCGGTGCGCCGAAAACCGGCGACGCCGGCTCGTGGGGCGCCCGCATCGCCCAGGGTTACGACACCATCGTCAAGCATGCCATCGAGGGCATCCGCGCGATGCCGGCCAAGGGCGGCAATCCGGAGCTGGACGATGTCGAGGTGGCACGTGCCGTCGTGTTCATGGCGAACCAGTCGGGCGGCAAGTTCAAGGAGCCGGAAGTGCCGGCGCCTGCTGCCGCGGCGGCTGGTGGGGATGCTGCGGCGCCGGCTGCCGCGCCGGCGGCGGAGCCTCCGAAGGGTTGAGGTTTGGCTGGATAAAAAAAACCGCTCGTTGGAGCGGTTTTTTTATTGGCAGAGCAGGCAGTAGACCCCTGTGACAGGCCCCGGAACGCTGCGGCCGCGGATTAAAACCGGGGTCAGTCCCATGCTGGGACAGACCCCAAGCGAGGGCCGCTGGCGCTCATGCTGGAGTTTTCACGTAATGTCCCCGCTGGCGTGCCAGGGCTTGCGGGGCTGTCCCTGGCAAGGGACAGCCCCGCAGCTTCTTACCAGATGATCACGCGCTCTTTCGGCGGCAGGTACATCTTGTCGCCGTCCTTGACCTTGAAGGCTTCGTAGAAGCCCGGCTGGTTGCGCATCGTGCCGTTGGCGCGGTACTGGCCTGGCGAGTGCGGGTCGGTCTTGATCTGCTGGATCAGCGCCGGCTCGCGCATCTTCATGCGCCACACCTGCGACCAGCCCATGTAGAAGCGCTGGTCGCCCGTCAGGCCGTCGATCACTGGCGCCTTCCTGCCCTTCAGGGACAGCTTGTAGGCTTTATACGCCACGGCCAGGCCGGAGTTGTCGCCGATGTTCTCGCCCAGGGTCAGTTCGCCGTTGACGTTGTAGCCCGGCAGCGGGCTGTAGGCGCTGTACTGTGCCACCAGCTGGCCCGTCTTGGCCTTGAAGTTCTTGTGGTCGGCCGCGCTCCACCAGTCGCGCAGGTTGCCGTCGCCGTCGTACTGGGCGCCCTGGTCGTCGAAGCCGTGGCTGATCTCGTGGCCGATCACGCCGCCGATGGCGCCGTAGTTGACCGCGTCATCGGCCTTCGGATCGAAGAACGGCGGCTGCAGGATCGAGGCCGGGAAGACGATCTCGTTCATCTCCGGGTTGTAGTAGGCGTTGACGGTCTGCGGCGTCATCAGCCACTCGTCGCGGTCGATCGGTTTGCCCAGCTTGTTCAACTCCTTGTTGTAGTTGAATTCGGTGGCGCGCTGCACGTTGCCCAGCAGGTCGTCGCGCTTGACCGTCAGCTTCGAATAGTCCAGCCACTTGTTCGGGTAGCCGATCTTGGTCGTAAACTTCGCCAGCTTGGTTTGCGCTTCCTTCTTCGTGGCCGGCGTCATCCAGTCCAGCGTGTTGATGCTCTGCTTGAACGCGACCAGCAGGTTGTTGACGAGCTTTTCCATGCGCGCCTTGTGCTCCGGCGGGAAGTGCTCGGCCACGTAGACCTTGCCGATGCTCTCGCCGACGGCCGCTTCGGTGGCGCTGACGGCCCGCTTCCAGCGCGGACGGTTCTCCGTCACGCCCGACAGCACGGTGCCGTAGAACTCGAAGTTGGTGTCGACGAACTGCTTCGACAGGTAAGGTGCCGCCTCACGCACCACGTGCCACTGCGCATACGCCTTCAGCGTTTCCAGCGGCGTGGCGGCCAGCAGCTTGTCCAGCGCCTGGAAGTAGGTCGGCTGGCTGACGATCACGTACGTCGCCTTGCCCTGCACGCCCGTGGCGGCCAGGTAGGCGTTCCAGTCGAAGCCCGGCATCAATTCGCCGACCTTGGCGATGTCGTACTTGTTGTACGCCTTGACGGGGTCGCGCAGCTCCACTTTCGTCCACTGGATCTTCGCCAGTTCCGTCTCGAAGCCGACGATGGCCTTGGCGTTGTCCGCAGCCTTGGCGTCGCCGGACAGGGTCAGCATCTTGCCGATGTGCTGCTCGTACTTCGTCAGCGCTTCCGCCAGCTTGGCATCATCCTTCTTCAGGTAGTAATCACGGTCCGGCAGGCCCAGGCCATCCTGGAAGAAGTCGGCCACGTACTTGGTCGAATCCTTGTTGTCCTGGTGGATGGCGAAGCCCATCGGCGCGGTCACGCCGTGGCGGTTGAATTCCGCGATCAGCTTCGGCAATTCCTTCTTGTCGGCGATGGCCGCGATCTGCGCCAAATTGGCCTTGATCGGCGTGACGCCCAGCTGCCCCACGCGCGCTTCGTCCATGAAGCTGGCGTAGAAGTCGCCGATGCGCTGCTGGTCCGCATCCTTGGCCTTGGCCGCGGCGTTCTCGATGATGGCGCGCAGCTGCGGCTGGATGTCCTCGCGCAGCTTGGCGAACGAACCCCAGCTCGACTTGTCGGCCGGGATTTCCGTCGTCTTCAGCCACTTGCCGTTGGTATGGACGAAGAAGTCGTCCTGCGCCCGCACGGACGGCTCGATATACTCGACTGCAATGCCGGAGGCCAGCGCTCCGGTTGCGACCTTGCTCGCAGGGGCCTTGTCGGCCGCGCCGGCAATGCCGCAGACGCCGGCCAACAGGCTCAGCGTTAATGCACTCAGAAGATGTCGTTTCAAGATATTTCCCTCTTATATATGACAGTGGTATGACCGGTCAGCGCCGGCAACCGACAATAGCATATGGCCCAATGGCCGCATAACAAAAAGGCCACGCTTGTGGCCTTTTTGACTCGCGCTGCTTTACGTGTATTACCAGATGATCACGCGCTCTTCCGGCTTGACGTACAGCTTGTCGCCTTCCTTCACGCCGAACGCTTCGTAGAAGCCGGGCTGGTTGACGACCGTGCCGTTGGCGCGGAACTGGCCCGGCGAGTGCGGGTCGGTCTTCACCTGGACGATCTGCTGCGCCTCGCGCATCTTCGAGCGCCATACCTGGCCGAAGCCCATGTAGAAGCGCTGCTCGCCCGTCAGGTTGTCGATCACCGGGGCCGGCTGGCCGTTCAGCGACAGCTTGTAGGCCTTGTACGCGATGGCCAGGCCCGAGTTGTCGGCGATGTTCTCGCCCAGGGTCAGCTTGCCGTTGACGTTGTAGCCCGGCAGCGGGCTGTAGGCGTCGTACTGCTTGACCAGCGCGTCGGTCTTGGCCTTGAAGTTGGCGCGGTCCTGCGCCGTCCACCAGTCGCGCAGGTTGCCGTCGCCGTCGGACTGGCTGCCCGAATCGTCGAAGCCGTGGCTGATCTCGTGGCCGATCACGGCGCCGATGGCACCGTAGTTGACCGCGTCGTCCGCGCGCGCATCGAAGAACGGCGGCTGCAGGATCGCGGCCGGGAACACGATCTCGTTGGCCGTCGAGCGGTAGTAGGCGTTGACCGTCTGCGGCGTCATGCCCCATTCGGTGCGGTCGATCGGCTGGCCCAGTTTCGACACATTGCGCTGGTAGTCGAATTCGGCCGCGCGGCGCAGGTTGCCCAGGAGGTCGCCCGCGTTCATCTTCAACTTGCTGTAATCGCGCCATTTGTCCGGATAGCCGATCTTCGGCGTGAACTTGGCCAGCTTGGCCTGCGCTTCCTTCCTGGTCTCTGGGCTCATCCAGTCGAGCGTGTCGATGCTCTGCTTGTAGGCCAGCAGCAGGTTCTGCACCAGCTTTTCCATGCGCGCCTTGCGGTCGGCCGGGAAGTGCTTCGCCGTGTACAGCTTGCCCATGCCTTCGCCGATCGCCGCCTCGACGACGCCGACGCCCCGCTTCCAGCGCGGCGGCTGTTCCGTCACGCCCGTCAGCACCGTGCCGTAGAACGCGAAGTGCGCATCGGCGAACGACTTGGACAGGTACGGCGACGCATCGCGCAGCAGGTGCCACGTCAGGTACGACTTCCAGGTGGCCAGGTCGGTGGACGCCACCAGCTTGTCGAAGCCCTGCAGGTAGCTGGGCTGCATGACGATCACGTAGTCCGTCTTGCCGGCGATGCCCGATGCCGCCAGCGCGGCTTTCCAGTCATAGCCCGGCGCCAGTTCGGCCAGCTTGTCGATGGCGATCTTGTTGTAGCGCTTGACGGGATCGCGGTTCTCGACCTTCGTCCACTGCGCTTCGGCCAGTGCCGTTTCCAGCGCGACGATGGCCTTGGCCTGCACGGCGCCGTCCTTGGCGCCGGCCAGCGTCAACACCTTGGCCACGTGCTGCTCGTACTTCGCCAGCGCGTCCGCCAGCTTGGCGTCGTCCTTTTTCAGGTAGTAGTCGCGGTCCGGCAGACCCAGGCCGCTTTGCGCCATGTAGGCGGCGTAGCGGATCGATTCACGGGCATCCTGGGAGACGCGCACTGCGTACGGTGTCGGTGCGCCGATGCGGGTCAGGTGCGCGATCAGGCCGGGCAGCGCCTTCTTGTCCTTGACGGCGGCAATGCGCGCCAGCTCGCCGGCCAGCGGCTTGGCGCCCAGCTGGTCCAGCTTTGCTTCGTCCATGTAGCTCGTGTACAGGTCGGCGATCTTCTGCTCGTCGCCCTTCAGGCCCTTCTTCTTCTGCAGTTCCTCGACGATGTCGCGCAGTTGCGGCAGCGTGTCGTCGCGCAGCTTGGCAAACGAACCCCAGCTGGATTTGTCGGCCGGGATCTCGGCCGTCTTCAGCCACTTGCCGTTCAGGTGCACGAAGAAGTCGTCTTGCGCGCGCACGCTCGGATCGATGTACTGCGTGTCGATGCCGGAGATGGCCGCACTGTCCGCCGCATGGGCTGCCGTGGCGGCAAACGCCGCGATCAGGGAGAGGGAAATGAGGTGTCGTTTCACGTTACCGCTTTCAATATCAGTTTTGTCCGGACCGGCTTAAAATTTTGTCTCCAGCCGCGCGCTCCACACCACGAACGTCGGGTTGACCGAATCGGCCCGCGATGCCAGTCCATTAGCGTACACCAGGTTGCTGCCCGGTGCATCCTCGGCCAGGGCATTGGCCGCCGCGATGCGCAGTTGCGTGCGGGCGTCGAACTTCCACAGCGCGTAGACGTCCAGCGCGCGCTTCTGGCCCGTCTCCACCACCTGCTCGATGCTGGTCTGGATGCGTACTTTCGGCGTCCAGTTGTAGCTGCCGCCCACCGTCAGCGGCACCGCCTTCAGGCGATAGTCCAGGCCCAGGTTGGCCGTCTGCTTCGCCTGCTGGTCGAGGCGGTTGTCCGGTCCGGGGATGCCGTCCACGCGCGACCAGAAGCGGCTGTAGTTCGTGCGCACGTCGATGTCGGGCGCGTCGGCGAACAGTTCGTTCAGCTTGAACTTCGCTTCCAGTTCGATGCCGCTGGTGCGGGCGTGGCCGATATTGGCCGGCGTGGACAGCCAGCGCGGGCCCAGCTCCGTATCGCGCAACGTCAGCTCGCGGCGGATCAGGTTGTCGATGTCGCGGATGAAGCCGCCGGCGCTGACGATGCCACTGCGGCCGATGTAGTGTTCGTAGGCCAGGTCGAGGCCCGTGGCCAGTTCCGGCTTCAGGTCCGGATTGCCGCTGCGATCCGGGCGCGTGGCGCTGTTCAGGCGCGACAGGAATGGCGCCGCGATCAGGTCCTGCACGTTGGGCGACTTGTAGCTCTTCGTCAGGCTGGCACGCAGCTGGTCCTTCTCGAAGCCGGGAATGCGCCACACGCCGTGCAGCAGGGGCGAGAACACGCTGCTCGTGTTTTTCACCGTGCCGGCGCTGCGGTCGCTGGTGGTGCGGATGCCTTCCCAGCGCAGGCCCACGTACATGCCGAACTGCGGTGTGACGTCCCACTCGTCCTGCGCGAACAGGGCCACGCGGCGCGTATCGGCCGTCAGGTTGTCGCCCGAGTCGGCAAACTGCGCGTTGCCGTTCTTGTCCAGCGAGACGCGGGTTTGTTCGCGATGGCTCGCTTCCAGGTCCCAGCCGGCCGACAGCAGGTGGCCAGCGCCGAGCGGCCGCGTGTACTTGCCGCCCGTGTTGATGCTGCGGTCGCGCGTCTTGTCGGTGTCGGTAAAGCGGTCCAGCAGGGTGCCGGCGGTGTCGTACTGGTTACGCAGCGAGTCGCTGTCCATCCTGCCGGCGCCGAAGCCGAACTTGACGTCCAGCTTGGCGTTGCCGTCCATCTTGTGCACCCAGTTGCCGAAGCCGCGCAGGAATGTGCTGTCGTTGTGCGACTGCTGCTCGGCGAAGTTGTACTCCGGCGCGATGATGCCGGTGGCCTGCACCAGCGTCGACGAAGAACCGCTGTCACGCTGGTTATACATCAGGAAGGGCTGGAAATTGAGCGTGTCGCCGTTGTCGAACTTGTACGACAGGCGCGGCGCCAGGTGGATCGACTTGCCCGAACCGGCGCTTTCGTCGCTGACCTGCTGGTCCTTCGTGACGGTGCCGTCGTCGCGCGTATCGACATTACGCGTGCGGCCCTCGTCATGCTGGCGGTTCTGCCGGATCGAGCCGTTCAGCGAGTAGCCGAAGGCGCCGGATTTGC
This is a stretch of genomic DNA from Pseudoduganella chitinolytica. It encodes these proteins:
- a CDS encoding TonB-dependent receptor plug domain-containing protein produces the protein MNQLTPFACAVLLGLAGNAIAQTDPAADKPTTTTTTTTDTTDKVVPQVTITGGRQTEMDARRNSTAAKQIYGREELDRNGDTNLGDVLKRLPGVTIGGRPGRGGDVRMRGLGSGYTQVLVNGERPPAGFSMESISPDQVERIEVMRGPVAEHSTRAIAGTINVVLREDYVQRDNQLKVTDSIESGRHSPELSITVPGKSGAFGYSLNGSIRQNRQHDEGRTRNVDTRDDGTVTKDQQVSDESAGSGKSIHLAPRLSYKFDNGDTLNFQPFLMYNQRDSGSSSTLVQATGIIAPEYNFAEQQSHNDSTFLRGFGNWVHKMDGNAKLDVKFGFGAGRMDSDSLRNQYDTAGTLLDRFTDTDKTRDRSINTGGKYTRPLGAGHLLSAGWDLEASHREQTRVSLDKNGNAQFADSGDNLTADTRRVALFAQDEWDVTPQFGMYVGLRWEGIRTTSDRSAGTVKNTSSVFSPLLHGVWRIPGFEKDQLRASLTKSYKSPNVQDLIAAPFLSRLNSATRPDRSGNPDLKPELATGLDLAYEHYIGRSGIVSAGGFIRDIDNLIRRELTLRDTELGPRWLSTPANIGHARTSGIELEAKFKLNELFADAPDIDVRTNYSRFWSRVDGIPGPDNRLDQQAKQTANLGLDYRLKAVPLTVGGSYNWTPKVRIQTSIEQVVETGQKRALDVYALWKFDARTQLRIAAANALAEDAPGSNLVYANGLASRADSVNPTFVVWSARLETKF
- a CDS encoding M13 family metallopeptidase, coding for MKRHLLSALTLSLLAGVCGIAGAADKAPASKVATGALASGIAVEYIEPSVRAQDDFFVHTNGKWLKTTEIPADKSSWGSFAKLREDIQPQLRAIIENAAAKAKDADQQRIGDFYASFMDEARVGQLGVTPIKANLAQIAAIADKKELPKLIAEFNRHGVTAPMGFAIHQDNKDSTKYVADFFQDGLGLPDRDYYLKKDDAKLAEALTKYEQHIGKMLTLSGDAKAADNAKAIVGFETELAKIQWTKVELRDPVKAYNKYDIAKVGELMPGFDWNAYLAATGVQGKATYVIVSQPTYFQALDKLLAATPLETLKAYAQWHVVREAAPYLSKQFVDTNFEFYGTVLSGVTENRPRWKRAVSATEAAVGESIGKVYVAEHFPPEHKARMEKLVNNLLVAFKQSINTLDWMTPATKKEAQTKLAKFTTKIGYPNKWLDYSKLTVKRDDLLGNVQRATEFNYNKELNKLGKPIDRDEWLMTPQTVNAYYNPEMNEIVFPASILQPPFFDPKADDAVNYGAIGGVIGHEISHGFDDQGAQYDGDGNLRDWWSAADHKNFKAKTGQLVAQYSAYSPLPGYNVNGELTLGENIGDNSGLAVAYKAYKLSLKGRKAPVIDGLTGDQRFYMGWSQVWRMKMREPALIQQIKTDPHSPGQYRANGTMRNQPGFYEAFKVKDGDKMYLPPKERVIIW
- a CDS encoding M13 family metallopeptidase, translated to MKRHLISLSLIAAFAATAAHAADSAAISGIDTQYIDPSVRAQDDFFVHLNGKWLKTAEIPADKSSWGSFAKLRDDTLPQLRDIVEELQKKKGLKGDEQKIADLYTSYMDEAKLDQLGAKPLAGELARIAAVKDKKALPGLIAHLTRIGAPTPYAVRVSQDARESIRYAAYMAQSGLGLPDRDYYLKKDDAKLADALAKYEQHVAKVLTLAGAKDGAVQAKAIVALETALAEAQWTKVENRDPVKRYNKIAIDKLAELAPGYDWKAALAASGIAGKTDYVIVMQPSYLQGFDKLVASTDLATWKSYLTWHLLRDASPYLSKSFADAHFAFYGTVLTGVTEQPPRWKRGVGVVEAAIGEGMGKLYTAKHFPADRKARMEKLVQNLLLAYKQSIDTLDWMSPETRKEAQAKLAKFTPKIGYPDKWRDYSKLKMNAGDLLGNLRRAAEFDYQRNVSKLGQPIDRTEWGMTPQTVNAYYRSTANEIVFPAAILQPPFFDARADDAVNYGAIGAVIGHEISHGFDDSGSQSDGDGNLRDWWTAQDRANFKAKTDALVKQYDAYSPLPGYNVNGKLTLGENIADNSGLAIAYKAYKLSLNGQPAPVIDNLTGEQRFYMGFGQVWRSKMREAQQIVQVKTDPHSPGQFRANGTVVNQPGFYEAFGVKEGDKLYVKPEERVIIW
- a CDS encoding c-type cytochrome; translated protein: MSDAHHEHQSAIRTPKQLIVAVIGFFLVVTLGIILLVQYVTQQKLPGAGSTAQSPEAIAGRLKPVADEGFTFKDASGPKVLQTGEAIYTSTCQACHGAGVAGAPKTGDAGSWGARIAQGYDTIVKHAIEGIRAMPAKGGNPELDDVEVARAVVFMANQSGGKFKEPEVPAPAAAAAGGDAAAPAAAPAAEPPKG